Proteins from a single region of Xiphias gladius isolate SHS-SW01 ecotype Sanya breed wild chromosome 2, ASM1685928v1, whole genome shotgun sequence:
- the opn1sw1 gene encoding opsin-1, short-wave-sensitive 1, whose translation MGKYFHLYENISKVSPFEGPQYYLAPQWAFHLQTVFMGLVLFAGTPLNFIVLLVTLKYKKLRVPLNYILVNISLAGFIFVVFSVSQVFVATMKGWYFLGHTLCAMEAAMGSIAGLVTSWSLAVLSFERYLVICKPFGAFKFSSNHALAAVVFTWFMGISCAIPPFFGWSRYIPEGLGCSCGPDWYTHNEEFNCSSYTNFLMVTCFISPLSIIIFSYSQLLSALRAVAAQQTESVSTQKAEKEVSRMIIVMVGSFITCYGPYALAALYFAYSSDENKDYRLVTIPAFFSKSSCVYNPLIYAFMNKQFNACIMETVFGKKMDESSEVSSKTETSSVSTVS comes from the exons ATGGGGAAATATTTCCACCTGTATGAGAACATTTCTAAGGTGAGTCCCTTTGAGGGGCCCCAATATTACCTGGCCCCTCAGTGGGCCTTTCACCTGCAAACCGTCTTTATGGGCCTCGTCCTTTTTGCTGGAACTCCTTTAAACTTTATCGTTCTACTTGTGACGCTCAAGTACAAGAAGCTCCGAGTCCCTCTCAACTACATCCTCGTCAATATCTCCTTGGCAGGATTCATCTTCGTCGTTTTTTCCGTCAGCCAGGTGTTCGTCGCCACCATGAAGGGTTGGTACTTCCTGGGTCACACTTTGTGTGCTATGGAGGCTGCCATGGGTTCGATAGCAG GTCTGGTGACGTCCTGGTCTTTGGCCGTCCTGTCTTTTGAGAGATACCTCGTCATTTGTAAACCATTTGGAGCCTTTAAATTCAGCAGTAATCACGCTCTGGCTGCTGTCGTCTTCACCTGGTTCATGGGTATCAGCTGTGCCATCCCACCTTTCTTTGGTTGGAGCAG GTACATCCCTGAGGGTCTGGGCTGCTCCTGTGGGCCTGACTGGTACACTCACAACGAGGAATTTAACTGCAGCAGCTACACAAACTTCCTGATGGTGACCTGCTTCATCTCTCCGCTATCCATCATCATCTTCTCCTACTCCCAGTTACTGAGCGCCCTAAGAGCT GTTGCAGCCCAGCAGACTGAGTCAGTCTCCACCCAGAAGGCGGAGAAGGAAGTATCAAGGATGATTATCGTGATGGTGGGTTCCTTCATCACCTGTTATGGTCCGTATGCTCTCGCTGCTCTTTACTTCGCCTACTCttcagatgaaaacaaagattATCGACTTGTCACTATCCCGGCTTTTTTCTCCAAGAGCTCATGTGTCTACAACCCACTCATCTACGCCTTCATGAACAAACAG tTTAACGCTTGCATAATGGAAACAGTCTTTggaaagaaaatggatgaatcATCTGAAGTTTcttcaaagacagaaacatcTTCAGTTTCCACAGTTTCTTAA
- the LOC120804273 gene encoding calumenin-A-like → MLRPLLMCFVVCIVYGSSKPTEKKSRVLHEEPLSRLEHDDNNNYEYDHEAFLGQDEAKTFDHLPPEESKRRLGIIVDKIDSNKDDFISEEELKVWIKNAQKKHIYDNVEHQWKDFDMNNDGLISWEEYKNVTYGSYLDDPQTDTEYNYTHMMLRDERRFRVADRNGDLIADKHEFTAFLHPEDHEHMKDIVVQETMEDIDKNGDGFIDLKEYIGDMYTEEDNEEEPEWVATERQQFSEFRDKNNDGKMDKEETLDWILPSDYDHAEAEAKHLLHESDTNKDGKLTKREILDKYDVFVGSQVTDFGEALLRHDEF, encoded by the exons aTGCTGCGCCCGTTGCTGATGTGTTTCGTCGTCTGCATTGTCTACGGCAGCAGTAAACCGACAGAGAAGAAGAGTCGAGTTCTTCATGAAGAACCACTCAGCCGTCTCGAACATgacgacaacaacaactacGAGTACGATCACGAAGCTTTTCTGGGTCAAGATGAAGCCAAAACCTTCGACCACCTCCCACCAGAGGAGAGCAAACGGAGGCTCGG CATCATCGTGGACAAAATCGACAGTAACAAAGACGATTTTATCTCTGAAGAGGAGCTGAAGGTTTGGATCAAAAATGCTCAGAAGAAACACATTTATGACAATGTGGAGCATCAGTGGAAAGACTTTGATATGAACAACGATGGTCTGATCAGTTGGGAAGAGTATAAGAACGTCACATATGGAAGTTACCTGG ATGAccctcagacagacacagagtaTAATTACACCCACATGATGCTGAGGGATGAAAGACGTTTCAGAGTTGCAGACAGAAATGGAGATTTGATCGCAGATAAACATGAGTTCACAGCTTTTCTTCACCCTGAAGATCATGAACACATGAAGGACATCGTGGTACAG GAAACGATGGAAGACATCGACAAGAATGGAGATGGTTTCATCGACCTGAAGGAGTACATCG GTGACATGTACACTGAAGAGGACAATGAAGAAGAACCAGAGTGGGTGGCAACAGAACGTCAACAGTTTTCAGAgttcagagacaaaaacaacGATGGTAAGATGGATAAAGAGGAAACTCTAGACTGGATCCTTCCATCTGATTACGACCACGCTGAAGCTGAAGCCAAACACCTACTGCACGAGTCCGACACCAACAAG gATGGAAAACTGACCAAGAGAGAAATTCTTGATAAATATGACGTGTTTGTTGGAAGTCAAGTGACGGACTTTGGAGAGGCTTTACTGCGACACGAtgagttttag
- the LOC120803733 gene encoding cadherin-related family member 5, translating into MLRPCRLLLWQVALRFSYVVSASLCLGGSDIFASVKENSPMGQFISNISISGDPGANTIRLCLTGDNANWFYLEGRTIRLNTSVSRVLDREVQGSVLIAELTCYEDDVIQSQYRILVEIVNENDNRPNFLQDTIQPFTFSELTAVNSVVFTVKAVDADGDMISYIIDQSSPDASFFRIDLPNSGNIVLNKPLDYETRTHLELIIWAQESNTAENFNTSAVLTVNIEDGDDQYPHFLPCTPVSPGVPVCMNPTYTANITQKHKDVVLEFSPGPIRAEDGDRGIDTPLIYNILSGDDQGRFVINNRTGELRLTRAVDDRRLTPNFTLNVMVCQVDDRLKYSVASVVVRVLYENMFPPVFNRTIYKGFIIQSSSPASIVSTYGNQVLQVQVSDRDFSDGLNPNIHYSLHPPSGLYQVTHRGVLIARTDQLHAFDRNILQVVARDEESGEEVSASVDIEVLQRGQAAYISAVEVSSSRPVFSLEDPSYNTRAFSQNFASSSQSESLHGRQGVYTRRLSLLYPPSSSSSSNPMSEQQLQVSD; encoded by the exons atgCTGAGACCCTGCAGACTGCTGCTGTGGCAGGTGGCTCTTAGGTTCTCTTATGTTGTTTCAG CCAGTCTGTGTCTGGGGGGGTCGGACATTTTTGCGTCGGTCAAAGAGAACAGTCCGATGGGTCAGTTCATCTCTAACATCAGTATCAGTGGAGATCCAGGAGCTAACACCATCAGACTTTGTCTGACCGGAGACAATGCCAACTGGTTCTACTTAGAAGGTCGAACCATCAGACTCAACACCTCGGTCTCCAGAGTTCTTGACAGAGAG gtTCAGGGATCAGTGCTGATAGCAGAGCTGACCTGTTATGAGGATGATGTCATTCAG AGTCAGTACAGGATCCTGGTGGAGATTGTGAATGAAAACGACAACAGACCAAACTTCCTGCAGGACACTATTCAACCTTTCACATTCAGTGAG CTGACAGCAGTgaattctgttgttttcaccGTAAAGGCAGTTGATGCCGATGGCGACATGATCAGTTATATCATCGATCAATCATCA CCGGATGCCTCATTCTTCAGGATCGATCTACCCAACAGTGGAAACATCGTTCTGAACAAACCTCTGGACTATGAGACCAGAACTCACCTGGAGCTCATCATCTGGGCCCAG GAATCGAACACTGCGGAGAATTTCAACACATCTGCTGTTTTAACTGTGAACATCGAGGATGGAGATGACCAGTATCCTCACTTCCTGCCCTGTACACCTGTCTCTCCAGGTGTTCCTGTCTGTATGAACCCCACCTACACCGCCAacatcacacagaaacacaag gatgTTGTTCTGGAATTTTCTCCTGGTCCAATCAGAGCagaagatggagacagagggatCGACACCCCTCTGATCTACAACATCCTGTCAG GTGATGATCAGGGTAGGTTTGTGATCAACAACAGGACCGGTGAGCTCAGGTTAACCCGAGCTGTGGACGACCGACGACTGACGCCAAACTTCACGCTCAACGTCATG GTGTGTCAGGTGGACGACAGGCTGAAGTACAGTGTGGCGTCGGTTGTAGTCAGAGTTCTCTATGAGAACATGTTCCCTCCGGTTTTCAACAGAACCATCTATAAAGGTTTCATCATCCAGAGCTCTAGCCCTGCATCCATCGTCTCCACCTATGGGAACCAGGTGTTACAGGTCCAAGTGTCAGACCGCGACTTCTCTGAC GGCCTGAATCCAAACATCCACTACTCCCTCCATCCTCCGTCTGGACTGTACCAAGTCACCCATAGGGGGGTTCTGATCGCTAGGACGGACCAGTTGCATGCCTTCGACAGAAACATACTACAG GTTGTAGCCAGAGATGAAGAATCAGGAGAAGAAGTTTCAGCTTCAGTGGATATTGAAGTCCTGCAGAGAGGACAAGCAG CCTACATCAGTGCAGTGGAA GTGAGCTCCAGTCGACCTGTTTTCTCTCTGGAGGACCCTTCATACAACACCAGAGCTTTCAGTCAAAACTTTGCGTCTTCTTCACAGTCAGAGAGTCTACATGGCAGACAGGGAGTCTACACCAGAAGACTCTCTCTGCTTTAccctccatcatcatcatcatcatcaaaccCCATGagtgagcagcagctgcaggtgtcAGACTga